The Methanofervidicoccus sp. A16 genome has a segment encoding these proteins:
- a CDS encoding cytochrome c biogenesis CcdA family protein: MDLLLIFISGVFTALGPCVLTVLPVVFSYTFGISESKIEAFIVSLFFVLGFSIVFSLLGAISSVFGIFLGIYRLKYVAGILAIVLGLLIMFKKGFSFRLKGNFFNRIITKINNKNISLKYKVLTSFIFGLSYGVGANVCADPILAGILTYVSTKSDVIFGVLALFIYSIGYGLPIILLSVIGFEGKEVFKKFVNSHLVSFISGFILIVLGLFVIFR, from the coding sequence ATGGATCTACTGTTAATATTTATTTCAGGGGTATTTACTGCATTGGGTCCCTGTGTATTGACTGTACTACCTGTGGTATTTTCCTATACCTTTGGGATCTCGGAATCTAAAATAGAGGCATTTATTGTATCTTTGTTTTTTGTTTTGGGATTCTCCATAGTTTTTAGTTTATTGGGGGCTATTTCATCTGTTTTTGGCATATTTTTAGGAATTTACAGGTTAAAGTACGTTGCAGGTATTTTGGCGATAGTTTTAGGTTTATTGATTATGTTTAAAAAGGGTTTTTCATTTAGATTGAAGGGAAATTTTTTTAACAGGATTATAACTAAAATTAACAATAAAAATATCTCCCTTAAGTATAAAGTGCTTACCTCTTTTATCTTTGGATTGTCTTACGGTGTTGGAGCCAATGTATGTGCAGATCCTATTTTAGCGGGAATATTAACCTACGTATCTACAAAATCAGATGTTATTTTTGGAGTTTTGGCTTTATTTATATATTCAATAGGTTATGGACTTCCAATAATTCTCCTAAGTGTTATAGGTTTTGAAGGTAAAGAGGTATTTAAGAAATTTGTAAACTCTCATCTTGTTAGTTTTATCTCAGGTTTTATACTGATTGTGTTGGGACTTTTTGTTATTTTTAGGTAA
- a CDS encoding tetratricopeptide repeat protein, with amino-acid sequence MFSKKKIDGMTAEEWFEKGNTLYDQGKYEEAINCYNKALEIDPNYIDAWKNKGNALSDLGRYEEAINCYNKALEIDPKYVHAWNNKGNALSNLGRYEEAIKYYDKALEIDPKYVDAWNGKGVALSNLGRYEEAIKYYDKALEIDPKYVDAWNGKGVALSNLGRYEEAIKYYDKALEIDPKYAYAWNNKGVALSDLGRYEEAIECYDKALEIDPNNVYAWNNKGLALSNLGRYEEAIKYYDKALEIDPKYVHAWYNKGNALRKLGRYEEAIECYNKALEIDPKYAYAWYNKGNALYDLGRYEEAIECYDKALEIDPKDVDAWNDKGNALYDLGRYEEAIKYYDKALEIDPKYAYAWYNKGNALYDLGRYEEAIECYDRALAIDPKDVDAWNNKGVALYKLGKFLESIICFGKADKKNYILYIIITLIFIQIAWILIFGWNWILITTINLIIIYIIIKTTYFWIKYWTNKKKIEREIFEMEKRYIIKELKKLIGEYDDEDD; translated from the coding sequence ATGTTTTCTAAGAAGAAAATTGATGGTATGACTGCAGAAGAATGGTTCGAGAAGGGAAATACTCTATATGATCAGGGGAAATACGAAGAAGCTATAAATTGTTATAATAAGGCGTTGGAGATAGATCCAAATTATATAGATGCTTGGAAAAATAAAGGAAATGCTCTCTCTGATTTAGGAAGATACGAAGAAGCTATAAATTGTTATAATAAGGCGTTAGAGATAGATCCAAAATATGTTCATGCTTGGAATAATAAAGGAAATGCTCTCTCTAATTTAGGAAGATACGAAGAAGCAATAAAATACTATGATAAGGCGTTGGAGATAGATCCAAAATATGTAGATGCTTGGAATGGTAAAGGAGTTGCTCTCTCTAATTTAGGAAGATACGAAGAAGCAATAAAATACTATGATAAGGCGTTGGAGATAGATCCAAAATATGTAGATGCTTGGAATGGTAAAGGAGTTGCTCTCTCTAATTTAGGAAGATACGAAGAAGCAATAAAATACTATGATAAGGCGTTGGAGATAGATCCGAAGTATGCTTATGCTTGGAATAATAAAGGAGTTGCTCTCTCTGATTTAGGAAGATACGAAGAAGCAATAGAGTGTTATGATAAGGCGTTGGAGATAGATCCAAATAATGTATATGCTTGGAATAATAAAGGACTAGCTCTCTCTAATTTAGGAAGATACGAAGAAGCAATAAAATACTATGATAAGGCGTTGGAGATAGATCCGAAGTATGTTCATGCTTGGTATAATAAAGGAAATGCTCTCCGTAAGTTAGGAAGATACGAAGAAGCAATAGAATGCTATAATAAGGCGTTGGAGATAGATCCAAAATATGCTTATGCTTGGTATAATAAAGGAAATGCTCTCTATGATTTAGGAAGATACGAAGAAGCTATAGAGTGTTATGATAAGGCGTTAGAGATAGATCCAAAAGATGTAGATGCTTGGAATGATAAAGGAAATGCTCTCTATGATTTAGGAAGATACGAAGAAGCAATAAAATACTATGATAAGGCGTTGGAGATAGATCCAAAATATGCTTATGCTTGGTATAATAAAGGAAATGCTCTCTATGATTTAGGAAGATACGAAGAAGCTATAGAGTGTTACGATAGAGCATTGGCAATAGATCCAAAAGATGTAGATGCTTGGAATAATAAAGGAGTTGCTCTCTATAAGTTAGGAAAATTTTTAGAATCCATAATATGCTTTGGTAAAGCAGATAAGAAAAATTATATACTTTATATAATAATAACTCTTATATTCATCCAGATAGCATGGATCCTAATCTTTGGTTGGAATTGGATACTAATTACAACAATTAACCTAATAATTATTTACATCATTATAAAAACCACCTATTTCTGGATTAAGTATTGGACCAATAAGAAAAAAATAGAGAGGGAAATTTTTGAAATGGAGAAGAGATATATAATTAAAGAGTTGAAAAAACTTATAGGTGAATACGACGATGAGGACGATTAG
- a CDS encoding U32 family peptidase, translating to MVELLAPARDLTCLKTAVDYGADGIYCGLKEFNMRITAKNFTREELKEGVKIAHDNNRKIYLCLNTVIYEKDLKKLEEVLDFAVESEVDAVIVSDIGTMTLARDYGLRVHASVQTNITNSLTAKFYSKFAKRVILSRELTLNQIREIREKLKEEGVDLELEGFVHGALCVAISGRCFLSAYLFNRNANCGDCLQPCRRRWKLINEHHDGTHELICEGKYLLSPKDLCMIEHIPELMEVLDSFKIEGRSKNADYVMRTVKVYREAIDAVLDGTYYEKLPYFKKELLKSYNRGFDTGFYFRDKVDKHDFQYEIEGNASPYRKVEVGVVTNFYKRIGVVEIKLTGDLRVGDTILIMGNKTGCIEEKVESMEIDHKPVKIAKKGERVGVKIRGVARENDRVFVLLKNNKNHSS from the coding sequence ATGGTGGAATTACTTGCTCCTGCAAGGGATCTAACATGTCTTAAGACTGCAGTTGATTACGGGGCAGATGGGATATACTGTGGATTGAAGGAGTTCAACATGAGGATAACCGCCAAGAACTTTACAAGGGAGGAGTTGAAGGAGGGCGTTAAGATAGCACATGATAACAACAGGAAGATCTACCTCTGTTTAAACACTGTAATATACGAGAAGGATCTGAAGAAGTTGGAGGAGGTTTTAGACTTTGCAGTGGAATCTGAGGTGGATGCAGTTATAGTAAGTGATATAGGGACTATGACACTTGCAAGAGATTACGGCTTAAGGGTACATGCAAGTGTCCAGACAAATATTACAAACTCCCTAACTGCAAAGTTCTACTCCAAGTTTGCAAAGAGGGTTATACTATCCAGGGAATTGACTTTGAACCAGATAAGGGAGATAAGGGAGAAGTTGAAGGAGGAGGGTGTAGATTTAGAGTTGGAGGGTTTTGTCCATGGGGCGCTCTGTGTGGCTATAAGTGGTAGGTGCTTCCTAAGTGCCTATTTATTCAACAGGAATGCAAACTGTGGGGACTGTCTCCAACCATGTAGAAGGAGATGGAAGTTGATAAATGAGCACCACGACGGTACCCATGAGTTGATCTGTGAGGGGAAGTATCTACTGTCTCCTAAGGATCTCTGTATGATAGAACATATCCCAGAACTTATGGAGGTGTTGGATAGTTTTAAGATAGAGGGTAGGAGTAAGAACGCCGACTATGTAATGAGAACTGTGAAGGTTTATAGGGAGGCTATTGATGCTGTATTGGATGGCACCTACTACGAGAAACTCCCTTACTTTAAAAAGGAACTCCTTAAATCCTACAACAGGGGATTTGATACTGGTTTCTACTTCAGAGATAAGGTAGATAAACATGACTTCCAGTACGAGATAGAGGGAAATGCCTCTCCATACAGGAAGGTTGAGGTGGGAGTTGTAACGAACTTCTACAAGAGGATAGGGGTGGTGGAGATTAAATTAACTGGAGATTTGAGGGTTGGGGATACCATACTTATAATGGGAAATAAGACAGGGTGTATAGAGGAGAAGGTTGAATCTATGGAGATCGATCATAAACCTGTAAAGATCGCTAAGAAGGGGGAGAGGGTTGGAGTTAAGATCAGGGGCGTTGCCAGGGAGAATGATAGGGTGTTTGTTTTGTTGAAAAATAATAAAAACCACAGTTCTTAA
- a CDS encoding P-loop domain-containing protein: protein MKTWEFIREVIKNIKTPNLNRTVLTSSNKNKLFYTSAQGDGKVKVVLPFVFRREDLINLNPKGLEGSTARIIECIKEEMRRGKFPPLSGNLGRRYRELYEPLTVVNCDMNIGSNLWRADRYNYIEGDRIHLLLRMVFSERDPRSIGRKIDELSQELEEYIDKIPYSLLERENINIVNQKDLRDRLDDLGLVVFIGDYSKPARSYTPVRRHFRIAGPKEGVNVPFITPKELNPVEVELYDGRVITGLGIKKREVFVITGRNAQGKTTLLEGIESGQDDHLLGDGREYIITTKNLTKVTGGSMDMQGCDISLFFEKLPKGLKGTPERVVGRASTSMTMAYRIQRAMTNGVDLILIDEDNSAVNLLVSGLLSKWFEGVKSLSEIMMREREKLTSAFIITTSSLDLLTALADRAIYLEDHEAKYLDLDYFREELSKYYLELSRELRRIGGDRDGGITCSCKGSNMS, encoded by the coding sequence ATGAAAACCTGGGAATTTATAAGAGAAGTAATAAAAAACATAAAAACTCCAAATTTAAACAGAACTGTCTTAACATCCTCTAATAAAAATAAACTCTTCTACACCAGTGCTCAGGGAGATGGGAAGGTAAAGGTAGTTTTACCCTTTGTTTTCAGAAGGGAAGATCTTATCAACTTAAATCCTAAGGGTTTAGAGGGAAGCACCGCTAGAATAATAGAATGTATCAAAGAAGAAATGAGAAGAGGAAAATTCCCTCCACTTTCAGGAAACCTTGGGAGGAGATACAGGGAACTCTACGAGCCTCTCACTGTAGTAAATTGTGATATGAACATAGGGAGTAACCTCTGGAGGGCAGATAGATACAACTACATAGAGGGGGATAGAATACACCTACTTTTAAGGATGGTATTCTCCGAGAGGGATCCAAGGAGTATAGGTAGAAAGATAGACGAACTCTCCCAGGAGTTGGAGGAGTACATAGATAAAATACCTTACTCCCTACTGGAGAGGGAGAACATCAATATAGTTAATCAGAAGGATCTAAGGGATAGGTTGGATGACCTGGGCCTTGTAGTTTTCATAGGGGATTACTCCAAACCTGCCAGGAGTTATACACCTGTTAGGAGACACTTTCGGATAGCGGGACCTAAGGAGGGGGTGAATGTACCTTTTATAACTCCTAAGGAGTTGAACCCTGTAGAGGTGGAGTTGTACGATGGAAGGGTGATAACAGGGTTGGGTATTAAGAAGAGGGAGGTATTTGTTATTACTGGAAGAAATGCCCAGGGGAAGACTACACTACTTGAGGGTATAGAGAGTGGCCAGGACGATCACCTCCTAGGTGATGGGAGGGAGTATATAATAACTACTAAGAATTTAACTAAGGTTACAGGAGGCTCTATGGATATGCAAGGTTGTGATATCAGTCTATTCTTCGAGAAACTACCTAAGGGGTTGAAGGGTACTCCAGAGAGGGTTGTAGGGAGGGCTTCAACATCTATGACTATGGCCTACAGGATCCAACGGGCTATGACTAACGGTGTAGATCTTATCCTTATAGACGAGGATAACTCTGCAGTAAATCTCCTTGTAAGTGGTTTGCTGTCTAAGTGGTTCGAGGGGGTGAAATCCCTCTCGGAGATTATGATGAGGGAGAGGGAGAAACTAACCTCTGCCTTTATCATCACCACCAGTAGTTTAGATCTACTAACTGCATTGGCAGATAGGGCTATCTATCTGGAGGATCACGAGGCGAAGTATTTAGATCTGGATTACTTCAGGGAGGAGTTAAGTAAGTACTACTTGGAGTTAAGTAGGGAGTTGAGGAGGATAGGAGGTGATAGAGATGGTGGAATTACTTGCTCCTGCAAGGGATCTAACATGTCTTAA